A region of the Mycobacterium sp. NBC_00419 genome:
GCCACGTGTGTCCGATCTCGATGACCTATGCCGTCGTGCCCGCACTGCGTCACAACCCGGATCTGGCCGCCGTCTACGAGCCGCTGCTCACCAGCCGCGAATACGACCCGGAGCTCACGGTGCCCGCGTCCAAGGCCGGGATCATCGCCGGGATGTCCATGACCGAAAAGCAGGGCGGGTCCGACGTTCGGGCCGGCACCACTCAGGCGGTGCCCAACGGTGACGGCAGCCACCGGGTCACCGGCCACAAGTGGTTCACGTCGGCGGCGATGAGCGACATCTTCCTGGTGCTCGCCCAGGCGCCGGGCGGGCTGAGCTGTTTCATGCTGCCCCGCGTCCTGCCGGACGGCACCCGCAACCGGATGTTCATCCAGCGGCTCAAGAACAAGCTGGGTAATCACGCCAACGCCTCCAGCGAGGTGGAGTACGACGGCGCCCACGCCTGGCTGGTCGGCGAGGAGGGCCGTGGCGTGCCGACCATCATCGAGATGGTCAACCTCACCCGGCTGGACTGCACACTGGGCAGCGCCACCTCTATGCGCAGCGGCCTGACCCGGGCCGTTCACCACGCTGCGCATCGAAAGGCGTTCGGCGCCTACCTGATCGATCAACCCTTGATGCGAAATGTGCTGGCCGATCTCGCGGTCGAGGCGGAGGCGGCCACCATCGTGGCGATGCGGATGGCCGGTGCCACCGACGGTGCGGTTCGCGGTGACGAACGCGAGACGCTGCTGCGCCGCATCGGCCTGGCGGCTGCCAAGTACTGGGTGTGTAAGCGGGCCACCCCGCACGCCGGTGAGGCCATGGAATGCCTGGGCGGCAACGGGTACGCCGAGGACTCCGGCATGCCGCGGCTCTACCGTGAGGCGCCGCTGATGGGCATCTGGGAGGGTTCGGGCAACGTCAGCGCGCTGGATACCTTGCGCGCCATGGCAACCCGGCCGGAGTGCGTGGCGGTTCTGTTCGACGAACTCGGTACCACCGCAGGCCAGGATGCCCGCCTCGACGTCCACGTCGCCACCCTGCGGGCCGAGCTGCACGACACCGACGCCGTGGAGTACCGGGCCCGCAAGGTCGCCGAGGACATCTGTCTGGCACTGCAGGGTTCGCTGCTGGTGCGCCATGGCCATCCCGCAGTCGCCGAGGCGTTCCTGGCCACCCGGATGGGCGGCAACTGGGGCGGCGCATTCGGCACCCTGCCCACCGGGCTGGACCTCGCGCCTATCCTCGAGCGCTGCTTGGTGAAGGGATGACGTCGGGTCCTCGAGTGTGCGGTGTGATACGCCCTCCAAGGCGTGTTGCGTACGAAATCGCACACTCGGCCGGGTGTCGGAGGGCGTCATGAGCGAAACCCTCAAGACGATGACCTACGAGGTCACCGACCGGGTCGCCCGAATCACCTTCAACCGCCCCGAAAAAGGCAATGCGATCATCGCAGAGACCCCGCTGGAGCTGGCTGCGCTGGTCGAGCGGGCCGACCTCGATCCGAATGTGCACGTGATTCTGGTGTCCGGCCGTGGCGACGGCTTCTGTGCGGGTTTCGACCTGAGCGCCTACGCCGACGGCACCGGATCGGCAGGCGGCTCCGACCGCGCGGGCACCGTGCTCGACGGTAGGACACAGGCCGTCAACCACCTGCCGAACCAGCCCTGGGACCCGATGGTCGACTACCAGATGATGAGCCGGTTCGTGCGCGGCTTCGCCAGCCTGATGCATGCCGACAAGCCCACGGTGGTCAAGATTCACGGTTACTGCGTCGCCGGCGGCACCGACATCGCATTGCACGCCGACCAGGTGATCGCCGCCGCCGACGCCAAGATCGGCTACCCCCCGACCCGGGTGTGGGGCGTACCCGCGGCCGGCCTGTGGGCACACCGGCTGGGCGACCAGCGCGCCAAACGCCTTCTGCTGACCG
Encoded here:
- a CDS encoding acyl-CoA dehydrogenase family protein, with product MSDTHVVTNQVPPLVDHNPADSPVLVEALIREGGQWGLDEVTELGALSGSAQAQRWGDLADRNRPVLHTHDRYGHRVDEIEYDPAYHELMRTAIGHGLHGAPWADPRPGAHVVRAAKMSVWTPEPGHVCPISMTYAVVPALRHNPDLAAVYEPLLTSREYDPELTVPASKAGIIAGMSMTEKQGGSDVRAGTTQAVPNGDGSHRVTGHKWFTSAAMSDIFLVLAQAPGGLSCFMLPRVLPDGTRNRMFIQRLKNKLGNHANASSEVEYDGAHAWLVGEEGRGVPTIIEMVNLTRLDCTLGSATSMRSGLTRAVHHAAHRKAFGAYLIDQPLMRNVLADLAVEAEAATIVAMRMAGATDGAVRGDERETLLRRIGLAAAKYWVCKRATPHAGEAMECLGGNGYAEDSGMPRLYREAPLMGIWEGSGNVSALDTLRAMATRPECVAVLFDELGTTAGQDARLDVHVATLRAELHDTDAVEYRARKVAEDICLALQGSLLVRHGHPAVAEAFLATRMGGNWGGAFGTLPTGLDLAPILERCLVKG
- a CDS encoding crotonase/enoyl-CoA hydratase family protein, which translates into the protein MSETLKTMTYEVTDRVARITFNRPEKGNAIIAETPLELAALVERADLDPNVHVILVSGRGDGFCAGFDLSAYADGTGSAGGSDRAGTVLDGRTQAVNHLPNQPWDPMVDYQMMSRFVRGFASLMHADKPTVVKIHGYCVAGGTDIALHADQVIAAADAKIGYPPTRVWGVPAAGLWAHRLGDQRAKRLLLTGDCITGAQAAEWGLAVEAPDPADLDERTERLVARIAAVPVNQLIMVKLAMNAALYQQGVATSRMVSTVFDGIARHTPEGHAFVADAREHGFREAVRHRDEPLGDHGRRTSGV